A single genomic interval of Antarcticibacterium arcticum harbors:
- the rluF gene encoding 23S rRNA pseudouridine(2604) synthase RluF has translation MELTRINKYLSEAGYCSRREADKLIEQGRVTINGKVPEMGTKVGTGDTIAVDGNPVAVTEEKKVYLAFNKPVGIVCTTDTGVEKDNIIDFINYPSRIFPIGRLDKASEGLIFLTDDGDIVNKILRARNNHEKEYLVTVNKPVTSTFIERMGMGIPILDTVTKKCEVERLGNFDFRIVLTQGLNRQIRRMCEYLGYEVVRLKRTRIMNVTLDVPTGQYRELTAEELKTIKTMVSDSTKTHSPQPQSASGKKSSELLARKTDSGKDKKNSKFRGKKNLNR, from the coding sequence ATGGAACTTACCCGAATAAATAAATATTTAAGCGAAGCCGGATATTGTTCCCGGCGGGAAGCAGATAAGCTCATTGAGCAGGGAAGAGTGACCATAAATGGAAAAGTACCCGAAATGGGCACAAAAGTTGGCACGGGCGATACAATTGCTGTAGATGGAAATCCTGTTGCCGTTACAGAGGAAAAGAAGGTTTATCTGGCCTTCAATAAGCCGGTAGGAATTGTTTGCACAACAGATACCGGTGTAGAAAAAGATAATATCATAGACTTCATAAATTATCCTTCACGAATATTCCCTATAGGCCGCCTGGACAAAGCGAGCGAAGGGTTGATCTTTTTAACAGATGATGGTGACATTGTAAATAAGATCCTTAGAGCGCGGAATAATCACGAAAAGGAATATCTGGTAACCGTGAACAAACCTGTAACCTCAACCTTTATTGAAAGAATGGGAATGGGAATTCCAATTCTGGATACGGTTACAAAAAAATGTGAAGTAGAACGCCTGGGAAATTTTGACTTTCGAATAGTCCTTACCCAGGGCCTTAACAGGCAAATAAGGAGAATGTGTGAATACCTGGGTTATGAAGTAGTGCGTTTAAAAAGAACCAGGATCATGAACGTAACGCTGGATGTGCCAACCGGCCAATACAGGGAGCTCACTGCAGAAGAATTAAAAACTATTAAAACGATGGTTTCAGATTCAACAAAAACCCATTCACCTCAACCACAGTCTGCTTCCGGAAAAAAATCCAGTGAATTGCTAGCCCGAAAAACAGATTCGGGAAAGGATAAAAAGAATAGCAAATTTAGGGGCAAAAAAAATCTTAACAGATAA
- a CDS encoding S66 peptidase family protein, whose amino-acid sequence MERRNFLRNIGAGGLALSLSSFISSQETPGTFHIEGQIIPNRLKAGDTIGIVSPSSAIFESEPYEIAIETFEAMGLKVKLGKFVNNRYGHLAGTDEERAGELNEMFKDPEIHAIIALRGGSGAARILDKVDYQTIAKNPKIFVGYSDITALHMAIYTKTGLITFHAPLAVSTWNNFSYPLFRKIIFEGEMALFENPVDKGPNLTVTKNRIRTISPGVATGELLGGNLSVLTGIMGSQYFPQQWENKILYLEDVGEQIYAVDRMMSQLQLGGVLNKISGFVFGKCTDCKPGSGYGSLTLEEVIDYYIKPLGIPAYSGAMIGHIDDNSTIPNGLKVQLNADKGTLQMLSPAVK is encoded by the coding sequence ATGGAAAGAAGGAATTTTTTAAGAAATATAGGGGCCGGAGGCCTCGCCCTATCACTAAGCTCATTTATCTCATCCCAAGAAACTCCGGGGACTTTTCATATTGAGGGGCAAATAATTCCCAACCGGCTGAAAGCAGGGGATACAATTGGAATAGTAAGCCCCAGCAGTGCTATTTTTGAATCTGAACCCTACGAAATAGCAATTGAAACCTTTGAAGCTATGGGGCTTAAGGTGAAACTGGGCAAATTCGTTAACAACCGTTACGGGCACCTTGCAGGCACAGATGAGGAAAGAGCCGGCGAGTTAAATGAAATGTTCAAAGATCCGGAGATCCATGCCATCATCGCTCTTCGTGGTGGTTCAGGTGCTGCCCGCATCCTGGATAAGGTTGATTACCAGACAATAGCAAAAAATCCCAAAATATTTGTAGGATACAGTGATATAACTGCGCTGCATATGGCAATTTATACAAAAACCGGGCTCATTACCTTCCATGCGCCATTGGCTGTTTCTACCTGGAACAATTTTAGTTACCCGCTTTTTCGAAAGATCATTTTTGAAGGGGAAATGGCCTTATTTGAAAACCCTGTTGATAAAGGACCCAATCTTACTGTAACCAAAAACAGAATAAGAACCATTTCTCCGGGTGTAGCTACCGGTGAACTATTGGGTGGAAATCTCTCTGTGCTCACAGGAATTATGGGATCGCAGTATTTCCCGCAACAATGGGAAAATAAAATACTATATTTAGAGGACGTGGGAGAACAGATCTATGCGGTAGACAGGATGATGTCGCAATTACAACTTGGGGGCGTATTGAATAAGATCTCCGGATTTGTTTTTGGGAAATGTACTGACTGTAAACCCGGGAGCGGTTATGGTTCCCTTACTTTGGAGGAAGTGATAGATTATTATATAAAACCCCTGGGGATACCGGCATATTCAGGGGCTATGATTGGTCATATTGATGATAATTCAACAATACCAAATGGACTTAAAGTACAATTAAACGCAGATAAGGGAACCCTGCAAATGTTAAGTCCCGCCGTTAAATAA
- a CDS encoding D-alanyl-D-alanine carboxypeptidase/D-alanyl-D-alanine-endopeptidase, translating to MKKKFAIRLKFTLILLTSLLMFTSCTTYKTVNKTFENSTAFRQGFSGLVVYDPETNKTLYEHNAEKYFTPASNIKLFSLYTGLKILGDSVPALEYFYNNDTLVFSGTGDPSLLNPDLPDSRVLHFLKNIKAPLAYIPPVTEEKIFGPGWAWDDYNSYYSVERTPLPIYGNRVSFQQKQGSEAMKVYPASFKDSLFTETPAGASQSGIKRDQGKNRFVFYPYQKPGFLNQDVPFKFSSELLVKLLSDTLQKEVRIFTGAVPASAEKNTVYSIHVDSMYKRMMEVSDNFIAEQILLLASKTISDTLNAGIAIRHMKENFLRDLPDEAYWVDGSGLSRYNLVTPRSMIKLLSKIEKEVPRERLFNMLATGGKSGTLKNSYIAEPPYIFAKTGTLRNNHSLSGFLRAKSGKILIFSFMNSNYTVPTSEIKTQMELILRNFYEVN from the coding sequence TTGAAAAAAAAATTCGCAATCAGGCTTAAATTTACTTTGATACTGCTTACTTCTTTGTTGATGTTCACATCCTGTACCACCTACAAAACTGTAAACAAAACTTTTGAAAATTCAACAGCATTCCGGCAGGGTTTTTCGGGTCTGGTTGTTTATGACCCGGAAACTAATAAAACACTATATGAACACAACGCTGAAAAGTATTTCACCCCGGCTTCAAATATTAAATTATTTAGTCTTTATACGGGACTGAAGATCCTGGGGGATTCTGTTCCTGCCCTGGAATATTTTTATAATAATGACACCCTGGTTTTTTCGGGCACGGGAGATCCCTCTTTATTGAATCCAGACCTTCCGGACTCCCGTGTGCTACATTTCTTAAAGAACATAAAAGCACCACTGGCTTATATTCCTCCTGTTACAGAAGAAAAAATTTTTGGGCCCGGTTGGGCGTGGGATGACTATAATTCTTATTATTCAGTAGAAAGAACCCCTTTACCTATCTATGGTAACAGGGTGAGCTTTCAGCAAAAACAAGGGAGTGAAGCCATGAAGGTTTATCCCGCAAGTTTTAAGGATTCGCTTTTTACAGAAACACCGGCAGGGGCTTCCCAATCCGGCATTAAAAGAGACCAGGGCAAAAACAGGTTCGTTTTTTATCCTTATCAAAAGCCCGGATTCCTTAACCAGGATGTCCCCTTTAAATTCTCTTCAGAATTGCTCGTAAAATTACTCTCAGATACCCTGCAGAAAGAAGTAAGGATTTTTACCGGTGCGGTTCCCGCATCCGCAGAAAAAAATACGGTTTACAGCATCCATGTGGACAGTATGTATAAAAGGATGATGGAAGTAAGTGATAATTTTATTGCCGAACAGATCCTTTTACTTGCTTCCAAAACTATTTCAGATACCCTAAATGCGGGAATTGCAATTAGGCATATGAAGGAAAATTTTTTAAGAGATCTGCCGGATGAAGCTTATTGGGTAGACGGTTCAGGTCTTTCCAGATACAATCTTGTTACCCCAAGGTCTATGATTAAATTGCTTTCTAAAATAGAAAAAGAAGTTCCCCGGGAAAGATTATTCAACATGCTGGCTACCGGCGGAAAATCTGGCACTTTAAAAAACAGTTATATAGCTGAGCCACCTTATATTTTTGCCAAAACAGGTACTCTTAGAAATAATCATAGTTTAAGTGGATTTTTAAGGGCTAAATCTGGGAAGATCCTTATTTTTAGTTTTATGAACAGCAACTACACTGTCCCTACTTCAGAGATAAAAACCCAAATGGAATTGATCCTAAGAAATTTTTATGAAGTAAATTAA
- a CDS encoding SusC/RagA family TonB-linked outer membrane protein: protein MKNKITILVFMALFQFTAMLAQEKRVTGTVTSSRDGMTLPGVNVIVKGTNQGTVTDMDGRYSISVADNATLVFSSLGFATREVQVGTQTVINMALVEDLEGLDEVVVTSFGIERKTRALGYAVQEVTSEEITRTKQPNIVSALQGQAAGVQITNSGGAPGQSARIIIRGVNSLDPNADNQPLFVIDGVPIDNSTTESGGTPRGLSNRAADINPNDIASMNVLKGAAATALYGVRAANGAVIITTKKGKAGAVKVNVSSSVGFEEVNQYPKFQEVYGQGFGGVYDPNSFWPNWGPSMDEIRQIDPDAQFYDIWRDAMNTGVQYDNSFNISGGTENANFYASVSNLDQEGILPFSTWGRTTARLNGELKFNEKFTVAGNMAYVVSGGNRVPHDRFMERLVYNTPNKDIRDYINEDGTMNQRGGNTNPIYDARFSTFEDEVNRVTGNLNFTYRPLDWLNVNYIVGTDYFSDARTSITPGPLGIQGELPLDSRGFITETRINSRDLNSNLFVTLSRDWSEKFSTVLRMGNDVFERNLERIDATGTDFVIPRFYDLSYTNQISNSQDKRKKRLVGVYGDLSLEYDNMLFLNLTARNDWTSTLPQGNNSFFYPSVNLGFVFTEALENPDFLTFGKIRASYAEVGKDTDPYLIGQTYTAPTVYPLNGQVGFTRFSQYGDLNLKPERTTAIELGTDLRFFENRLGLDFTWYKSNSKDQIIPVPVSNTTGFSTFITNAGEIENKGVEFILRGTPVRTENFRWEVTFNAAYNQNEVVSIREGIEQIALGSQFGYVGSTVFSILTEGEAYGNIYGSSYARFGASPDATHLDKDLPVIIGANGFPVRNGELLILGNATPKWIGGLSNNLNYKGWDLSFLMDFRTGVEQYNQYDMFFSAFGISEQTLDRNTTRVFEGVLADGTPNTLEVWLGQGVGPDGRNYGAGFYRNTERTVSENFVQDASFIKLRNITLGYNFNENILGAIGFINSARIAVAANNIILYTPWDGFDPESFSAGAGGNAVGFSGLGYPGVQSLFFTLNLGF, encoded by the coding sequence ATGAAAAACAAAATTACGATTTTAGTCTTTATGGCATTATTCCAGTTTACTGCGATGCTTGCCCAGGAAAAGAGGGTAACAGGAACAGTTACCTCCTCGAGAGACGGCATGACACTACCCGGAGTAAATGTTATTGTAAAAGGTACAAATCAGGGAACGGTGACAGACATGGATGGGAGATATTCAATTTCGGTGGCAGATAACGCGACCTTGGTTTTCTCTTCTTTAGGCTTTGCAACACGCGAAGTGCAGGTAGGAACTCAAACTGTAATCAATATGGCATTGGTTGAAGATTTGGAGGGCCTTGATGAAGTAGTAGTTACTTCCTTCGGTATTGAAAGGAAAACCCGGGCTCTGGGTTATGCTGTGCAGGAAGTTACTTCTGAAGAAATAACAAGGACAAAACAACCTAATATTGTAAGTGCCCTGCAGGGTCAGGCAGCTGGGGTGCAAATTACCAATTCGGGAGGTGCACCGGGTCAAAGTGCCCGTATCATTATTAGGGGAGTAAATTCTCTAGACCCCAATGCAGACAATCAACCCTTATTTGTAATTGATGGGGTGCCAATTGATAATTCCACCACCGAATCTGGAGGTACGCCTCGAGGTTTATCAAACAGAGCTGCCGATATTAATCCCAATGATATAGCATCTATGAACGTGCTAAAGGGCGCTGCGGCAACAGCTCTTTACGGGGTGCGGGCAGCAAATGGTGCCGTAATTATTACTACTAAAAAAGGAAAAGCAGGGGCTGTTAAAGTAAATGTAAGTAGTAGTGTAGGTTTTGAGGAAGTGAATCAATATCCCAAATTTCAGGAAGTTTATGGACAAGGTTTTGGTGGGGTTTATGATCCTAATTCATTTTGGCCAAATTGGGGTCCTTCAATGGATGAGATAAGACAAATAGACCCCGATGCTCAATTTTACGATATTTGGAGAGATGCTATGAATACCGGTGTTCAATATGATAATTCTTTTAATATTTCAGGCGGAACCGAAAATGCAAATTTTTATGCATCGGTTAGTAATCTTGACCAGGAAGGAATTCTTCCATTTAGTACGTGGGGCAGGACTACAGCCCGTTTAAATGGGGAACTTAAATTTAATGAGAAATTTACAGTTGCGGGAAATATGGCTTATGTGGTTTCTGGCGGAAACAGGGTTCCACATGACAGGTTTATGGAAAGGCTGGTTTATAATACTCCTAATAAAGATATTAGAGATTACATAAATGAGGACGGAACAATGAACCAAAGAGGTGGTAACACCAATCCTATTTACGATGCCCGCTTTAGTACATTTGAAGATGAAGTGAACCGGGTAACGGGTAATCTTAATTTTACATACCGTCCCTTAGATTGGTTAAATGTGAATTATATTGTTGGAACAGATTATTTTAGTGATGCCCGCACCTCAATTACTCCAGGTCCGCTGGGTATTCAGGGAGAACTTCCATTGGATAGCAGGGGGTTTATTACCGAAACGCGTATTAACAGCAGAGATCTTAACTCCAATCTTTTTGTTACCCTTTCAAGAGACTGGAGTGAGAAGTTTAGTACTGTCTTGCGTATGGGTAATGATGTTTTTGAGAGAAACCTTGAAAGAATTGATGCTACGGGAACTGATTTTGTAATTCCCCGGTTCTATGATCTAAGTTATACAAACCAAATATCAAACTCACAGGATAAGCGCAAAAAAAGGTTGGTGGGTGTTTATGGAGATCTAAGCCTTGAGTATGATAATATGCTGTTTTTGAACCTTACCGCAAGAAATGACTGGACTTCTACTTTGCCCCAGGGTAACAACTCGTTTTTTTATCCTTCAGTAAACCTTGGATTTGTATTTACAGAGGCTTTAGAAAATCCGGACTTTCTTACATTTGGAAAGATAAGAGCATCCTATGCTGAAGTAGGAAAGGATACAGATCCATATTTAATTGGGCAAACGTATACCGCACCAACGGTTTATCCTTTGAACGGTCAGGTTGGTTTTACCAGATTTAGCCAATATGGGGATTTAAATTTAAAACCCGAAAGAACAACTGCAATAGAACTGGGAACAGATCTTAGGTTCTTTGAGAATCGTCTTGGTCTTGATTTTACCTGGTATAAATCAAATAGTAAGGACCAGATCATTCCTGTACCTGTTTCAAATACCACCGGTTTTTCAACCTTTATCACAAACGCTGGGGAAATAGAAAACAAAGGTGTAGAATTCATTCTTAGAGGTACCCCTGTAAGAACAGAGAATTTTAGATGGGAAGTAACTTTCAATGCAGCTTATAATCAAAACGAAGTTGTATCCATTAGAGAGGGTATAGAACAAATTGCATTAGGAAGTCAGTTTGGTTATGTAGGGAGCACTGTTTTCTCAATTCTTACAGAGGGGGAAGCTTATGGAAATATTTATGGTAGTAGTTATGCGAGATTTGGAGCTTCTCCAGATGCTACCCATCTCGATAAGGACCTTCCGGTAATCATAGGAGCGAATGGTTTCCCGGTAAGAAACGGGGAATTGTTAATTCTGGGTAATGCTACCCCAAAATGGATAGGTGGCTTAAGTAATAACCTTAACTATAAGGGTTGGGACCTTTCATTTCTTATGGATTTTAGAACAGGTGTTGAGCAATATAACCAATATGATATGTTCTTCTCAGCATTTGGAATTTCAGAACAAACTTTAGACAGAAATACTACCAGAGTTTTTGAGGGTGTGCTTGCAGATGGTACCCCTAATACACTGGAAGTTTGGCTGGGTCAGGGTGTGGGCCCCGATGGTAGAAATTACGGAGCAGGATTTTACCGAAACACTGAACGTACAGTAAGTGAGAACTTTGTACAGGATGCCTCCTTTATTAAATTAAGAAATATTACCCTTGGGTATAATTTTAATGAAAATATATTGGGAGCAATTGGGTTTATTAACTCTGCCAGAATTGCTGTAGCTGCAAATAACATTATACTTTATACTCCCTGGGATGGGTTTGATCCTGAATCATTCAGTGCCGGTGCGGGTGGAAATGCAGTAGGTTTCTCGGGTCTTGGTTACCCCGGAGTTCAAAGTTTATTTTTTACTCTTAATTTAGGTTTCTAA
- a CDS encoding SusD/RagB family nutrient-binding outer membrane lipoprotein: MKILKNIFKYCLTLSAFAALVSCDDYLDINENPNNPTEAPLAGLMTNSTYETAQNVFRLGSVTSSYVQYLASPNPSGSSDTMEATSFDNTWASLYSVMTDLNDMINAAKESGANHYEGAGQILLALNLAMTVDSFGDVPFSESFNFATLTPSYDDDAELYNKVLSLLNEGVSNMSQETTLPLGDDDFIYSGDPAKWVKFGNMLRARYLNHLSGTNAYDATAVLAALDSGFESSADDAQVEYFEQALNPWANVAIRNANLFLGGWISEQFIAAFDGTIHGVEDPRMPLLIGATSQGEYIGVKSGAGRGDAPESGARSTLIEGQFYTEREGPVLIATYFEQKFIEAEAAFTIDKSRSYQAYLDGIEAHMRKVGVPEAEIQAYLNNPEVSMGEAAFTIDDIFEEKWKAMFLHPEAWVDARRFNYQYEGFELPDNLNPDLNGQLIRRLAYPDSERSRNGSNVPDVTLLDRIFWNE, encoded by the coding sequence ATGAAAATTCTAAAAAATATATTTAAATATTGCCTCACGCTAAGTGCTTTCGCAGCATTAGTCTCCTGTGATGATTATCTGGATATTAACGAAAATCCAAACAATCCTACAGAAGCTCCACTGGCAGGGTTAATGACGAACTCAACTTATGAAACAGCCCAAAATGTTTTTAGGTTGGGAAGTGTTACTTCAAGTTATGTTCAATACCTGGCATCCCCTAATCCCTCGGGTTCCTCAGATACTATGGAAGCTACAAGCTTTGATAATACCTGGGCTAGTCTTTATAGTGTGATGACAGATCTTAATGATATGATTAACGCGGCTAAGGAAAGCGGTGCAAATCATTATGAAGGAGCAGGACAAATCCTTCTGGCGCTTAATCTCGCGATGACGGTAGATTCCTTTGGAGATGTGCCTTTTAGTGAATCTTTTAATTTTGCGACCTTAACTCCATCCTATGATGATGATGCTGAACTTTATAACAAGGTTCTTTCATTACTTAATGAAGGAGTTTCCAATATGTCTCAGGAAACCACTTTACCATTAGGGGATGATGATTTTATTTATTCAGGGGACCCTGCAAAATGGGTGAAATTTGGTAACATGCTTCGCGCAAGGTATTTAAATCACTTAAGTGGTACCAATGCCTATGATGCAACTGCGGTTTTGGCAGCATTGGATTCGGGATTCGAAAGCTCTGCAGATGATGCACAGGTAGAATATTTTGAACAGGCATTAAATCCCTGGGCCAATGTAGCTATTCGTAATGCTAACCTGTTTCTGGGAGGCTGGATTTCAGAACAATTTATCGCTGCTTTTGATGGGACAATTCACGGGGTAGAAGATCCCAGAATGCCTTTGCTTATAGGTGCTACATCCCAGGGCGAATACATTGGTGTAAAGAGTGGAGCCGGTAGAGGTGACGCTCCGGAATCTGGTGCAAGATCTACTTTAATCGAAGGTCAGTTTTATACCGAAAGAGAAGGACCTGTGCTAATTGCTACATATTTTGAACAAAAATTCATAGAGGCTGAAGCAGCATTTACTATCGATAAATCAAGATCCTATCAAGCTTATCTTGATGGAATTGAAGCGCATATGAGGAAGGTGGGTGTACCTGAAGCAGAGATTCAGGCATATCTCAATAATCCCGAAGTAAGCATGGGTGAAGCAGCCTTTACTATTGATGATATATTTGAAGAAAAATGGAAGGCTATGTTCTTACATCCTGAAGCCTGGGTAGATGCCAGAAGGTTTAATTATCAGTATGAAGGCTTTGAGTTGCCAGATAACCTTAATCCCGATCTAAATGGCCAATTAATACGGCGCCTGGCCTATCCGGATTCCGAAAGGAGTAGGAATGGCAGTAATGTTCCAGATGTAACTTTGCTGGACAGGATCTTCTGGAACGAATAA
- a CDS encoding M14 family zinc carboxypeptidase, translating to MKFLNFFSILIAFLFFSPATAQPKDLAQEFWDSYSEFKESSITHKRFKHEDVVPLIKKLGQNNNFDVQKVGESIEGRDLFLISVGTGEIDVFLWSQMHGDESTATMAVMDIFNFITSNKFSAEKNELFKKLRLHFLPMLNPDGAEVFQRRNALGIDINRDALRLQSPEGKTLKRVRDSLNADFGFNLHDQSKYYNAEGTANPATISFLAPAYNYEKDVNEVRGNAMKVIIEMNEVIQRFAPGQVAKYNDDFEPRAFGDNIQKWGTSAILIESGGFLNDPGKQEIRKLNFVSILSAVFSIANEDYKKRELSEYEKIPENDSKLYDLKLTGLEYELAGDSYILDLGINYQEIWDVKKGIFNRAGITDQGDLSTNYGYNTHDLTGYKVKWGKVYPNAIAWLADLSDLNFKELLTNGYSYVKIKDVPESANFTNQPVIVVGENFKVPSRLGVGVNPTFFLEKDGKIKYAIVNGFFHDLENLEFSSTNGLILK from the coding sequence ATGAAATTCCTGAATTTTTTTTCCATATTGATCGCTTTTCTGTTTTTCTCCCCTGCAACCGCCCAGCCCAAGGATCTTGCCCAGGAATTCTGGGATTCCTATAGTGAGTTTAAGGAATCGTCAATTACCCATAAAAGGTTTAAACACGAGGATGTTGTTCCGCTTATCAAAAAGCTGGGCCAAAACAACAATTTTGATGTGCAAAAGGTGGGGGAGTCCATTGAAGGCAGGGACCTTTTTCTTATCTCTGTAGGTACCGGGGAAATTGATGTTTTTCTTTGGTCTCAAATGCATGGAGACGAATCTACCGCTACCATGGCAGTAATGGATATTTTTAATTTCATTACTTCCAATAAATTTTCTGCTGAAAAAAATGAACTCTTTAAAAAGCTGCGACTTCACTTTTTGCCAATGCTCAATCCTGATGGGGCTGAGGTTTTTCAAAGAAGAAATGCCCTGGGAATTGATATAAACCGGGATGCTTTAAGACTTCAATCGCCGGAAGGTAAAACCCTCAAAAGGGTAAGGGACAGTTTAAATGCAGATTTTGGATTTAACCTGCATGACCAAAGTAAGTATTACAATGCAGAGGGCACTGCAAATCCTGCAACAATATCATTTCTGGCGCCTGCATATAATTATGAAAAAGATGTAAATGAAGTAAGGGGGAATGCGATGAAGGTTATCATAGAAATGAATGAGGTGATACAACGCTTTGCCCCGGGACAGGTCGCCAAGTACAATGATGATTTTGAACCAAGGGCTTTTGGAGATAACATCCAGAAATGGGGAACCAGTGCCATCCTTATTGAGTCTGGCGGATTTTTAAATGATCCGGGAAAACAGGAGATCAGGAAACTTAATTTTGTTTCAATCCTTTCTGCAGTATTTTCTATTGCAAATGAGGATTATAAAAAGCGGGAACTTTCAGAGTATGAAAAGATCCCGGAAAATGACAGTAAGTTATATGACCTTAAATTAACAGGACTGGAATACGAATTAGCAGGTGATTCCTATATTTTGGACCTGGGGATTAACTATCAGGAAATATGGGATGTGAAAAAAGGAATTTTTAACCGGGCAGGTATTACAGATCAGGGCGACCTTTCTACCAATTATGGTTATAATACCCATGATCTTACGGGTTATAAAGTTAAATGGGGAAAAGTATATCCTAATGCAATAGCCTGGCTTGCGGATTTAAGTGATCTGAATTTTAAGGAGCTTTTAACCAATGGATATTCATATGTGAAAATAAAAGATGTTCCCGAAAGCGCCAATTTCACAAATCAGCCCGTAATTGTGGTAGGAGAGAATTTTAAGGTACCCTCGCGGTTGGGAGTTGGAGTTAACCCTACTTTCTTTCTCGAAAAGGATGGGAAAATTAAGTATGCCATTGTGAATGGGTTTTTTCATGACCTGGAAAATTTGGAATTTTCCTCAACTAACGGACTTATCCTGAAGTAA
- a CDS encoding 7-carboxy-7-deazaguanine synthase QueE has protein sequence MIKEEINAQVEQGTMLPLMEAFYTIQGEGFHKGTAAYFIRIGGCDVGCHWCDVKESWNAELHPPTGVEAMVEEATKYSKTVVITGGEPLTWNMKPLTDKLKERGCKIHIETSGAYKLTGQWDWICLSPKKLKLPTEEIYKVANELKVIVFNAHDLKFAEEQAARVNSECILYLQPEWSKREKMIPLIVDFVMQNPKWKVSLQTHKYLNIP, from the coding sequence ATGATAAAAGAGGAAATAAATGCGCAGGTAGAACAGGGGACAATGTTGCCCCTTATGGAAGCATTTTACACAATACAGGGAGAAGGATTTCATAAAGGTACTGCTGCTTATTTTATAAGAATTGGTGGGTGTGATGTTGGATGTCACTGGTGTGATGTGAAGGAAAGCTGGAATGCAGAACTTCATCCTCCCACGGGAGTAGAGGCCATGGTGGAGGAAGCCACTAAATATAGTAAGACGGTAGTGATCACAGGGGGAGAACCTTTAACCTGGAATATGAAACCGCTCACAGATAAATTAAAGGAAAGGGGTTGCAAGATTCATATAGAAACCTCCGGCGCTTATAAATTAACCGGCCAGTGGGATTGGATATGCCTTTCTCCAAAAAAACTAAAGCTTCCTACTGAAGAAATTTATAAGGTGGCCAATGAGCTGAAGGTAATTGTATTTAACGCACACGACCTTAAGTTTGCCGAGGAACAAGCCGCCCGGGTAAATAGTGAATGTATTTTATATTTACAGCCGGAATGGAGTAAGAGGGAGAAAATGATCCCCTTAATTGTAGATTTCGTCATGCAGAATCCTAAATGGAAAGTTTCATTGCAGACCCACAAATATTTGAATATTCCCTAA
- a CDS encoding DUF2911 domain-containing protein encodes MKKLIYVAIIAFMAFPLNDINAQDKPATSPNFPKIDASPMDLVVYKDASDKVVARVIYSRPQKRDREVFGKLVPYGQVWRTGANEATELTLYKDMKVADVVVKAGTYTIYTIPEEKEWTVILNKTIHTWGAYEYTDKEDLVRIIVPVRQSPTSIEAFSMTFAPAEGGASLLMGWDNKYVEVPFKNVK; translated from the coding sequence ATGAAAAAATTAATTTATGTTGCTATAATCGCTTTTATGGCATTTCCTTTAAATGATATCAATGCACAGGACAAACCGGCCACCTCGCCAAATTTTCCTAAAATAGATGCCAGCCCAATGGATCTGGTGGTGTATAAGGATGCCAGTGATAAAGTTGTTGCCAGAGTTATTTACAGCAGACCTCAAAAAAGAGACAGGGAAGTATTTGGAAAATTGGTTCCCTATGGACAGGTTTGGAGAACAGGAGCCAATGAAGCGACTGAACTTACGCTTTATAAGGATATGAAAGTAGCTGATGTAGTAGTTAAAGCCGGTACATATACTATTTATACTATTCCGGAAGAAAAGGAATGGACTGTGATTTTGAATAAAACAATACATACCTGGGGAGCTTACGAATATACAGACAAGGAAGACCTTGTAAGAATTATAGTTCCTGTGAGACAATCTCCAACTTCAATTGAAGCTTTTTCTATGACCTTTGCCCCGGCAGAAGGTGGAGCTTCTCTTTTAATGGGATGGGATAACAAGTACGTAGAAGTACCATTTAAGAATGTGAAATAA